In the genome of Blastopirellula marina, the window TTCTTCCGGTCCACATCGTCCTCGCCGATCCACGCCCGGTCGACATGAAAGGTTCGATCCAAGTCGCCCTGCGCATGATCCAAGAACCGTTTGAGCCCACCTCGGACGATACCTGGCTGATCGCCCCCGCCGACATGCCGACCCTTTCGACGGCAACGATCGACCAGGTTCTTAAGGTGGCCGCAAACATGCCCGGCCAGATCGTTCGCCCTTCCAGCGGAGGGAAGCACGGTCATCCCGCGCTCTTTCCGTGGAAACTGACAGAAGAAGTCTTCAACCTCGCCGAGCACGAGGGGCTCAACGTCCTTGCTCAGCGCTATCCGCCGTTCGATGTCACTGTCGAAGAACTGGGAGAGGACGTCGATACGCCTGAGGATCTAAAGCAACTACAAACAGACCAATCAATCGATCCCTCCAGCAAATAAAAAGAACAACACCAATTCCGTTCCCCACGCCCAACACTCACCAACAACCCCAATCCAACGGGTGCCACGCCCAAGTCCGCTTGGGCGTGCGAATCAGGTACCCGCTCTCTCACATTCCAAGAGAAGTGAACCGCGTAATCCGCGGTTAAACTCCTTCCTCATCGCGCGTCCTCTTTTCTAGTTACAAACCGACTTTCTCGCCCGTTTTCCTCGAAATAAAAACTTCCCAAAATCATTCCAACAAGCCTGTACATGGGTACACACAGGCAGGTATCTTATATCTCACAAGCGGCAAAGACCTCCGCAAACAAGATCTCTCACGGCCGACCAGCGAGACGAATTTCTTCCGTCGCTTGAGTCAGGCCACACTCCAATCTCCCGGG includes:
- a CDS encoding NTP transferase domain-containing protein, whose protein sequence is MSSAARSFAIIPACGESRRMGTDKLLLRWKDSTILETVIAAWQASQVDHIFVVIPQSRTELQKLLQVLPVHIVLADPRPVDMKGSIQVALRMIQEPFEPTSDDTWLIAPADMPTLSTATIDQVLKVAANMPGQIVRPSSGGKHGHPALFPWKLTEEVFNLAEHEGLNVLAQRYPPFDVTVEELGEDVDTPEDLKQLQTDQSIDPSSK